From Pseudomonas putida, one genomic window encodes:
- the ycaC gene encoding isochorismate family cysteine hydrolase YcaC produces MTYFKYNRLNKDDAAVLLVDHQAGLLSLVRDIEPDAFKNNVLALADLAKFFNLPTILTTSFEQGPNGPLVPELKALFPDAPYIARPGQINAWDNEDFVKAVKATGKKQLIIAGVVTEVCVAFPALSALEEEFEVFVVTDASGTFNAMTRDAAHDRMSQAGAQLMTWFGVACELHRDWRNDVEGLAALCSNHIPDYRNLMTSYNAFNAGK; encoded by the coding sequence ATGACCTACTTCAAATACAACCGCCTGAACAAAGACGACGCCGCCGTTCTGCTGGTCGACCACCAGGCTGGCCTGCTGTCCCTGGTCCGTGACATCGAACCGGATGCGTTCAAGAACAACGTGCTGGCCCTGGCGGACCTCGCCAAGTTCTTCAACCTGCCGACCATCCTCACCACCAGCTTCGAACAAGGCCCCAACGGCCCGTTGGTACCGGAGCTCAAAGCACTGTTCCCGGACGCCCCGTACATCGCCCGCCCTGGCCAGATCAACGCCTGGGACAACGAAGACTTCGTCAAGGCGGTGAAGGCCACCGGCAAGAAGCAGCTGATCATCGCCGGTGTGGTGACCGAGGTGTGTGTAGCCTTCCCGGCGCTGTCGGCACTGGAAGAAGAGTTCGAGGTGTTCGTGGTGACTGACGCTTCCGGCACCTTCAATGCCATGACCCGCGACGCTGCCCACGACCGCATGAGCCAGGCTGGCGCACAACTGATGACCTGGTTCGGCGTGGCGTGTGAGCTGCATCGCGACTGGCGCAACGACGTCGAAGGGCTGGCGGCGCTGTGCTCCAACCACATCCCGGATTACCGCAACCTGATGACCAGCTACAACGCCTTCAACGCCGGCAAGTAA
- a CDS encoding amidohydrolase, whose translation MTADLILFNGKLHTVDREKPTATAVAIKDGRFIAVGNDAEAMAHKGAATQIIDLKQRTVIPGLNDSHLHLIRGGLNYNLELRWEGVPSVADALRILKDQAARTPTPQWVRVVGGWNEFQFAEKRMPTLEEINQAAPDTPVFLLHLYDRALLNRAALKAVGYSKDTPNPPGGEIQRDKFGNPTGMLIARPNAMILYATLAKGPKLPLEYQVNSTRQFMRELNRLGLTSAIDAGGGYQNFPDDYAVIQELADNDQLTVRIAYNLFTQKPKEELDDFRKWTSSVKLHSGTDFLRHNGAGEMLVFSAADFEDFLEPRPDLPQTMEEELEPVVRHLVEQRWPFRLHATYNESITRMLDVFEKVNRDIPFNGLPWFFDHAETITPQNIERVRALGGGIAIQDRMAFQGEYFVDRYGAKAAEQTPPIKRMLEMGVPVGAGTDATRVSSYNPWTSLYWLVSGKTVGGMELYPEGLSRDTALQLFTQGSAWFSSEQGKKGQIKVGQLADLAALSLDFFSVDEEAIKGIESVLTIVDGKVVYGAGEFDKLGPPQVPVLPEWSPVVKVPGHWRVGTPSLAAAVHQCSGPCGVHAHSHEKARHSSVPVNDYQGFWGALGCSCFAF comes from the coding sequence ATGACCGCCGACCTGATCCTGTTCAACGGCAAACTGCATACAGTCGACCGTGAAAAGCCCACCGCCACTGCCGTCGCAATCAAAGACGGCCGCTTCATTGCCGTGGGCAACGACGCCGAGGCCATGGCCCACAAGGGTGCTGCCACGCAGATCATCGACCTGAAGCAGCGCACGGTGATCCCGGGCCTGAACGACTCGCACCTGCACCTGATCCGCGGCGGTCTGAACTACAACCTTGAACTGCGTTGGGAAGGTGTACCGTCGGTAGCCGATGCCCTGCGCATACTCAAGGACCAGGCGGCGCGCACCCCAACGCCGCAATGGGTGCGCGTGGTCGGTGGCTGGAACGAATTCCAGTTCGCTGAAAAACGCATGCCCACCCTGGAAGAAATCAACCAGGCTGCGCCCGATACCCCGGTGTTTCTGCTGCACCTGTACGACCGCGCACTGCTCAACCGCGCCGCGCTCAAGGCCGTGGGCTACAGCAAGGACACGCCGAACCCACCGGGCGGTGAAATTCAGCGCGACAAGTTCGGCAACCCGACTGGCATGCTCATCGCCCGCCCCAACGCGATGATCCTTTACGCAACCTTGGCCAAAGGACCTAAGCTGCCGCTGGAATACCAGGTCAACTCGACCCGCCAGTTCATGCGTGAGCTCAACCGCCTGGGCCTGACCAGCGCCATCGACGCAGGGGGCGGCTACCAGAACTTCCCCGACGACTACGCGGTGATTCAGGAACTGGCCGACAACGACCAGCTGACGGTGCGCATCGCCTACAACCTGTTCACCCAAAAGCCCAAGGAAGAGCTGGACGACTTCAGGAAGTGGACTTCCAGTGTCAAGCTGCACAGCGGCACCGACTTCCTGCGCCATAACGGCGCCGGTGAGATGCTGGTGTTCTCAGCCGCCGACTTCGAGGACTTCCTCGAACCGCGCCCGGACCTGCCGCAAACCATGGAAGAGGAGCTGGAACCGGTGGTGCGCCACCTGGTCGAGCAGCGCTGGCCGTTCCGCCTGCACGCCACCTACAACGAATCGATCACGCGCATGCTCGACGTGTTCGAGAAGGTCAACCGCGATATCCCGTTCAACGGGTTGCCCTGGTTCTTCGACCATGCCGAGACCATCACGCCTCAGAACATCGAGCGCGTGCGTGCGTTGGGCGGCGGTATTGCCATCCAGGACCGCATGGCGTTCCAGGGTGAGTACTTCGTCGATCGCTACGGTGCGAAGGCCGCCGAGCAGACCCCGCCGATCAAGCGCATGCTCGAAATGGGTGTGCCTGTGGGCGCCGGTACCGACGCCACCCGGGTCTCCAGTTACAACCCTTGGACGTCGCTGTACTGGTTGGTCAGCGGCAAGACGGTGGGCGGCATGGAGCTGTACCCGGAGGGCCTGAGCCGCGATACCGCGCTGCAACTGTTCACCCAGGGCAGCGCGTGGTTCTCCAGCGAGCAGGGCAAGAAAGGCCAGATCAAGGTTGGCCAGCTGGCGGACCTGGCGGCGCTGTCGCTGGATTTCTTCAGCGTTGATGAAGAGGCGATCAAGGGCATCGAGTCGGTACTGACTATCGTCGACGGCAAGGTCGTGTACGGCGCTGGCGAATTCGACAAGCTCGGCCCGCCACAGGTACCGGTATTGCCGGAGTGGTCGCCAGTGGTCAAGGTGCCGGGGCACTGGCGCGTGGGTACGCCCTCATTGGCTGCAGCGGTGCACCAGTGCAGCGGGCCTTGCGGGGTGCATGCGCACAGCCATGAAAAAGCCCGGCATTCGAGTGTGCCGGTGAATGACTACCAGGGCTTCTGGGGGGCCTTGGGCTGTTCGTGCTTTGCGTTTTGA
- a CDS encoding LysR substrate-binding domain-containing protein, which translates to MEDLNSLYYFTQVVEHGGFAPAGRALDMPKSKLSRRIADLEDRLGVRLLHRTSRHCSLTEIGQAYYNRCLAMRVEAEGAAEIIERNRSEPRGLVRISCPTTLLNSWVGPMLTRYMLKYPQVELFIESTNRRVDLLHEGFDVALRVRFPPLENTDMVMKVLSNSTQCLVGHPQYLQQLPKGFDPQLLGTLPSVHWGSAQRDYQWELFQGEDMSRSIVIPHTPRMVTDDLFALRHFVVAGVGIAHLPRVAVREDLAEGRLVELLPQWHPRCGIVHAIFPSRRGLLPSVRSLIDHLAEEFAISDMA; encoded by the coding sequence TTGGAAGACCTGAACTCCCTCTACTATTTCACCCAGGTGGTCGAGCACGGCGGCTTCGCCCCGGCCGGGCGGGCGCTGGACATGCCCAAGTCGAAACTCAGCCGCCGCATCGCCGACCTTGAGGACCGCCTGGGCGTGCGCCTGCTGCACCGCACCAGCCGGCACTGCTCGCTCACCGAGATCGGCCAGGCCTACTACAACCGTTGCCTGGCCATGCGTGTAGAGGCCGAAGGTGCAGCGGAAATCATCGAGCGCAACCGCAGCGAGCCGCGCGGCTTGGTGCGCATCAGCTGCCCGACCACACTGCTCAACTCCTGGGTCGGGCCAATGCTCACCCGCTACATGCTCAAGTACCCACAGGTAGAGCTGTTCATCGAGAGCACCAACCGCCGCGTCGACCTGCTGCACGAGGGCTTCGACGTGGCGCTGCGCGTGCGCTTCCCGCCGCTGGAAAACACCGACATGGTGATGAAGGTGCTGAGCAACAGCACCCAGTGCCTGGTGGGGCACCCGCAGTATCTGCAGCAGTTGCCCAAGGGCTTCGACCCGCAGCTGCTCGGCACGCTGCCCAGCGTGCACTGGGGTAGCGCCCAGCGCGATTACCAGTGGGAGCTGTTCCAGGGCGAGGACATGAGCCGCAGCATCGTGATCCCGCACACACCGCGCATGGTCACCGATGACCTGTTTGCCCTGCGCCATTTCGTGGTGGCGGGGGTGGGTATCGCGCACTTGCCACGGGTGGCAGTGCGCGAAGATCTGGCCGAAGGCCGTTTGGTGGAGCTGTTGCCGCAGTGGCACCCACGTTGCGGCATCGTGCATGCCATTTTCCCTTCGCGGCGTGGGTTGTTGCCGTCGGTGCGGTCGCTGATCGACCACCTGGCGGAGGAATTCGCGATCAGCGACATGGCCTGA
- a CDS encoding alpha/beta fold hydrolase, whose amino-acid sequence MTTLVTRDGTSIYYKDWGSGKPVLFSHGWPLDADMWDSQMEYLASRGYRAIAFDRRGFGRSGQPWNGYDYDTFADDIAQLIEHLDLRDVTLVGFSMGGGDVSRYIARHGSARVAGLVLLGAVTPVFGKRDDNPDGVDTSVFDGIKAGLRADRAQFIADFATPFYGLNHGQQVSQGVQTQTLNIALMASIKATLDCVSAFSETDFRPDMAKIDVPTLVIHGDDDQIVPFETTGKRAAELIRGAELKVYSGAPHGFAVTHAQQLNEDLLAFLSR is encoded by the coding sequence ATGACTACGCTCGTTACCCGCGATGGCACTTCGATCTATTACAAGGACTGGGGCAGCGGCAAGCCCGTGCTGTTCAGCCATGGCTGGCCGCTGGATGCCGACATGTGGGACTCGCAGATGGAGTACCTGGCCAGCCGCGGCTACCGCGCAATCGCCTTCGACCGCCGTGGTTTCGGCCGCTCGGGCCAGCCGTGGAACGGTTATGACTACGACACCTTCGCTGACGACATCGCCCAGCTGATCGAGCACCTCGACCTGCGCGACGTGACCCTGGTGGGCTTCTCCATGGGTGGCGGCGACGTCAGCCGCTACATCGCTCGCCACGGCAGCGCACGGGTTGCCGGGCTGGTGTTGCTGGGCGCGGTGACCCCGGTGTTCGGCAAGCGTGACGACAACCCGGACGGTGTCGACACCTCGGTATTCGATGGCATCAAGGCCGGCCTGCGGGCTGACCGGGCGCAGTTCATCGCTGATTTCGCCACGCCGTTCTATGGGCTGAACCATGGGCAGCAGGTGTCTCAGGGGGTGCAGACGCAGACCCTGAACATTGCGCTGATGGCTTCGATCAAGGCCACGCTGGATTGCGTCAGTGCGTTCTCTGAAACCGACTTCCGCCCGGACATGGCCAAGATCGATGTACCGACCTTGGTGATCCACGGTGACGACGATCAGATCGTACCGTTCGAGACTACCGGCAAGCGGGCTGCGGAGTTGATTCGGGGGGCTGAGCTGAAGGTGTACAGCGGGGCGCCGCACGGGTTCGCAGTGACCCATGCGCAGCAGCTGAATGAGGATCTGCTGGCGTTCCTGAGCCGCTGA
- the ycaC gene encoding isochorismate family cysteine hydrolase YcaC — protein MSKFTYNRLNKDDAAVLLVDHQAGLLSLVRDIEPDKFKNNVLALADLAKFFNLPTILTTSFEQGPNGPLVPELKALFPDAPYIARPGQINAWDNEDFVKAVKATGKKQLIIAGVVTEVCVAFPALSALEEEFEVFVVTDASGTFNAMTRDAAHDRMSQAGAQLMTWFGVACELHRDWRNDVEGLAALCSNHIPDYRNLMTSYNALTAGK, from the coding sequence ATGAGCAAATTCACCTACAACCGCCTCAACAAAGACGACGCCGCCGTGCTACTGGTGGACCACCAGGCGGGGCTGCTGTCGCTGGTGCGTGACATCGAGCCGGACAAGTTCAAGAACAACGTGCTGGCCCTGGCGGACCTCGCCAAGTTCTTCAATCTGCCGACCATCCTCACCACCAGCTTCGAACAAGGCCCCAACGGCCCGCTGGTACCGGAGCTCAAAGCACTGTTCCCGGACGCCCCTTATATCGCCCGCCCTGGCCAGATCAACGCCTGGGACAATGAAGACTTCGTCAAGGCGGTGAAGGCCACCGGCAAGAAGCAACTGATCATCGCCGGTGTAGTGACCGAGGTGTGTGTAGCCTTCCCCGCGCTGTCGGCACTGGAAGAAGAGTTCGAGGTGTTCGTGGTGACCGATGCCTCCGGCACCTTCAACGCCATGACCCGCGACGCCGCCCACGACCGCATGAGCCAGGCTGGCGCACAACTGATGACCTGGTTTGGTGTAGCGTGTGAGCTGCATCGCGACTGGCGCAACGATGTTGAAGGGCTGGCGGCGCTGTGCTCCAACCACATTCCGGATTATCGGAATTTGATGACCAGCTATAACGCGTTGACTGCTGGGAAGTAA
- a CDS encoding antibiotic biosynthesis monooxygenase, translated as MNTAFQDNRKVVTLVIQHKVRAQALASYEAWLKRTVSTARRQPGHLDVNVIRPDDGGLHFTTVVRFADASLLQAWVNSSERQTLVNEVLPLLDGGDHTQVHEDPEFWFTPPSMTSAQPPRWKQALLTYLVICPMTMIIPQLLAPFFTRFPQFGGMVTGNLIVNLFVILPVVFFIMPWVTRRCANWLRS; from the coding sequence ATGAACACCGCATTCCAAGACAACCGCAAAGTAGTGACGCTGGTCATCCAGCACAAGGTCCGCGCCCAGGCACTGGCCAGCTACGAGGCTTGGCTCAAGCGTACGGTCAGCACCGCACGGCGCCAGCCGGGGCACCTCGACGTCAACGTGATCCGCCCGGACGACGGCGGGCTGCACTTCACCACCGTGGTGCGCTTCGCAGATGCCAGCCTCTTGCAGGCCTGGGTCAACTCCAGCGAGCGCCAGACGCTGGTCAACGAGGTGCTACCGCTGCTCGACGGCGGCGACCACACCCAGGTGCATGAAGACCCGGAGTTCTGGTTCACACCGCCCAGCATGACGTCCGCGCAACCGCCGCGCTGGAAGCAGGCCCTGCTGACCTACCTGGTGATCTGCCCGATGACCATGATCATTCCGCAATTGCTGGCGCCGTTCTTCACCCGCTTCCCGCAGTTTGGCGGGATGGTCACAGGCAACCTGATCGTCAACCTGTTCGTGATCCTGCCCGTGGTGTTTTTCATCATGCCCTGGGTAACCCGTCGTTGCGCCAACTGGCTGCGCAGCTGA
- a CDS encoding NAD(P)/FAD-dependent oxidoreductase: MSELRQQCLWEHVSQPTVAAQALAGEHKADVCVIGAGITGLSAAIHLLEQGKSVILLEAWKIGHGGSGRNVGLVNAGTWIRPDDVEATLGQKQGSRLNKVLGEAPGEVFAMIERLGIDCQAQHKGTLHMAHNATGIADLEARHEQWRRRGADVQLLTGAQCQEYCGTDKISAALLDRRAGTINPMGYTQGLAAAVARLGGKLFQQSAVEGLEREGDAWRVKTARGSVRAEKVVISTGAYTEGDWSNLQKQFFRGYYYQVASKPLHGAAADKVLPHGQGSWDTRTVLSSIRRDDQGRLLLGSLGRVDNKPAWFVRSWADRIQSHYYPELGKVEWEMHWTGCIDFTPDHLMRLFEPAPGLVAVTGYNGRGNTTGTVIGRAFAEFLLKGEADSLPIPFSPMTGVSAPSLRTAFYESGFSLYHAGQCLRVVL; encoded by the coding sequence ATGTCCGAACTGCGTCAACAATGCTTGTGGGAACACGTCAGCCAACCTACCGTCGCCGCTCAGGCCCTGGCCGGTGAACACAAGGCCGACGTCTGCGTCATCGGCGCCGGCATCACCGGCCTGTCGGCGGCCATCCACCTGCTCGAACAGGGCAAGTCGGTGATCCTGCTGGAGGCCTGGAAGATCGGCCACGGCGGCTCCGGACGTAACGTAGGCCTGGTCAACGCTGGCACCTGGATCCGCCCTGACGATGTCGAGGCAACGTTGGGCCAGAAGCAGGGCAGCCGCTTGAACAAAGTGCTCGGCGAGGCGCCAGGCGAGGTTTTCGCCATGATCGAACGCCTCGGCATCGATTGCCAGGCGCAGCACAAAGGCACCCTGCACATGGCGCACAACGCCACCGGCATCGCCGACCTCGAAGCGCGCCATGAGCAATGGCGCCGACGCGGCGCCGATGTGCAGCTGCTGACCGGCGCCCAGTGCCAGGAGTACTGCGGCACCGACAAGATTTCCGCTGCGCTGCTCGACCGCCGCGCCGGCACCATCAACCCCATGGGGTATACCCAAGGCCTGGCCGCGGCGGTTGCGCGCCTGGGCGGCAAGTTGTTCCAGCAATCGGCCGTGGAAGGCCTGGAGCGCGAAGGCGATGCCTGGCGGGTCAAGACTGCCCGCGGTTCGGTGCGCGCCGAGAAGGTGGTGATCTCGACCGGCGCCTACACCGAGGGTGATTGGAGCAACCTGCAGAAGCAGTTCTTCCGTGGCTACTACTACCAGGTCGCTTCCAAGCCGCTGCACGGTGCTGCTGCCGACAAGGTTCTGCCACATGGCCAAGGCTCGTGGGACACCCGCACGGTGCTCAGCAGCATCCGCCGCGACGACCAGGGCCGCCTGCTGCTTGGCAGCCTTGGACGGGTAGATAACAAACCTGCATGGTTCGTGCGCAGTTGGGCTGACCGCATCCAGAGCCATTACTACCCTGAGCTGGGCAAGGTCGAGTGGGAGATGCACTGGACCGGCTGCATCGACTTCACCCCTGACCACCTGATGCGCCTGTTCGAGCCGGCGCCGGGGTTGGTTGCGGTGACGGGCTACAACGGGCGCGGCAATACCACCGGCACGGTGATTGGCCGGGCGTTCGCCGAGTTTCTGCTCAAGGGTGAGGCGGACAGCCTGCCGATCCCGTTCTCGCCGATGACCGGGGTGAGTGCGCCATCGTTGCGCACCGCGTTCTACGAGTCCGGGTTCTCGCTGTACCACGCGGGGCAGTGTTTGCGGGTAGTGCTGTAG
- a CDS encoding mechanosensitive ion channel family protein produces MLAFIQSSPLLLGCALILLDLVLWQLIPVQRRAWRIGARLAIFLLFSWVLVTAGMSPLQPPPWVDDVSRNLMATVLAIGWWLFGARTVTVVFGLLLGARGSHGGRLLQDVLGALIFLAAVVAAAGYVMQLPVKGLLATSGVMAIVIGLALQSTLADVFSGIVLNTTRPYQIGDAISIDGTEGKVLDIDWRATRLLTGSGSLAVIPNSVAAKAKLLNHSRPADVHGVSISVVVPAKVRPKRVFDALEKALQGTRAILASPKPKVTVKASTLESVEYEASGFVADMGGKTEARNQLFDLAHRHLEASGVMWNVDLAMPPRSRQREVLDEVRVFRSLTDEERDALSQRMTAVEYLADQVILGVGEHSDHLLVIGSGVVSAAIRDGETLVEAGRMGPGEVLGIEGLIDEDDSFAEFRTLTSCVLYRIEKEQVRSCLVQRGEVQTALTKLQRFRRQSRESLLLQKPTAIKKGGFLSWLHR; encoded by the coding sequence ATGCTGGCTTTCATCCAGTCGTCCCCTTTGTTGCTCGGTTGTGCCCTGATCCTGCTCGACCTCGTGCTTTGGCAACTGATCCCTGTTCAGCGCAGGGCATGGCGTATCGGCGCACGGTTGGCGATTTTCCTGCTGTTCAGCTGGGTGCTGGTGACTGCCGGGATGAGCCCGCTGCAACCGCCGCCCTGGGTCGACGACGTGTCGCGCAACCTGATGGCCACGGTGCTGGCGATCGGCTGGTGGCTGTTCGGCGCACGCACGGTGACGGTGGTGTTCGGCCTGCTGCTGGGGGCGCGCGGCAGCCATGGCGGGCGGTTGCTGCAGGATGTGCTGGGGGCGCTGATCTTCCTGGCGGCGGTGGTCGCCGCTGCAGGCTATGTGATGCAGCTGCCGGTAAAGGGCTTGCTGGCCACCTCCGGGGTGATGGCCATCGTCATTGGCCTGGCGTTGCAAAGCACCTTGGCCGACGTGTTCAGCGGGATCGTGCTGAACACCACGCGGCCTTATCAGATCGGCGATGCGATCTCGATCGACGGCACTGAAGGCAAGGTGCTGGACATCGACTGGCGGGCCACCCGCCTGCTCACCGGCTCCGGCAGCCTGGCGGTGATCCCCAACTCGGTGGCGGCCAAGGCCAAGTTGCTCAACCACAGTCGCCCGGCCGATGTGCATGGGGTGTCGATCAGTGTGGTGGTACCCGCCAAGGTAAGGCCGAAGCGGGTCTTCGATGCGCTGGAAAAGGCCTTGCAAGGCACCCGCGCGATACTCGCATCACCCAAGCCGAAAGTGACGGTGAAGGCCTCGACGCTGGAATCGGTGGAGTACGAAGCCAGCGGCTTCGTCGCTGACATGGGCGGCAAGACCGAGGCGCGCAACCAGCTGTTCGACCTTGCACATCGGCACCTGGAGGCCAGTGGCGTGATGTGGAACGTCGACCTGGCCATGCCGCCGCGCAGCCGTCAGCGTGAAGTGCTGGACGAGGTACGGGTGTTCCGTTCGTTGACTGACGAGGAGCGCGATGCCTTGAGCCAGCGCATGACTGCCGTCGAGTACCTGGCAGACCAAGTGATTCTGGGCGTGGGCGAGCATTCCGATCACTTGCTGGTGATCGGTAGCGGCGTGGTTTCGGCGGCGATTCGCGATGGCGAGACGTTAGTGGAAGCCGGGCGCATGGGGCCGGGGGAAGTGCTGGGGATCGAGGGCCTCATCGATGAGGATGACTCGTTTGCCGAATTCCGTACCTTGACCAGCTGCGTGCTGTATCGCATCGAGAAGGAGCAGGTGCGCAGCTGCCTGGTACAGCGCGGCGAGGTGCAGACGGCGTTGACCAAGTTGCAGCGGTTCCGGCGCCAGAGCCGGGAGTCATTGCTGCTGCAAAAGCCGACAGCGATCAAGAAAGGTGGCTTTCTCAGCTGGTTGCACAGGTAA
- a CDS encoding monovalent cation:proton antiporter-2 (CPA2) family protein produces the protein MPHEGSLLQTAVIFLFAAVLAVPLTKRLQLGAVIGYLLAGVAIGPQALGLIRDTESVAHISELGVVLLLFIIGLELSPKRLWLMRKSVFGVGTAQVLLTGALIGAIALFGFGQSLSAALVVGLGLALSSTALGLQSLAESKQLNAPHGRLAFAILLFQDIAAIPLIALVPLLAASGPETSHGDSLQHGLNVFASIAVVIVGGRYLLRPVFRIVARTGLPEVSTATALLVVIGTAWLMEEAGISMALGAFLAGLLLADSEYRHELESQIEPFKGLLLGLFFMSVGMGANLRLLLEMPLVLLGLTLLLVTVKLVLLMGVGRLAGGLNSASALRLGMVLAAGGEFAFVVFKLGKDQGLFDTQTYDLLLMTITLSMAITPLLMLGCARALKRTQPAREVPEQYKAIDAGTPRVVIVGMGRMGQIVSRILRAQKIPFVALETSVDAIEMTRMFEQAPVFYGDPQRPEVLHAAKVGEAEYFIITTDDPEVTIRTAERVKRLYPHLKLLARARNRQHVHKLVDVGAEPIRETFYSSLEMTRRALVGLGLSSEQAADRIDRFAQHDEEVLEAQGQVRDDRAKVMQTAKEARMELERLFDSDAD, from the coding sequence ATGCCACACGAAGGCAGCCTTCTGCAAACCGCGGTGATCTTCCTGTTCGCCGCCGTCCTTGCCGTACCCTTGACCAAACGCCTGCAACTGGGCGCCGTGATCGGCTACCTGCTGGCGGGCGTGGCCATCGGCCCACAGGCCTTGGGCCTGATCCGCGACACCGAAAGCGTGGCGCACATTTCCGAACTGGGCGTGGTCCTGTTGCTGTTCATCATCGGCCTGGAACTGTCGCCCAAGCGCCTGTGGCTGATGCGTAAGTCAGTGTTCGGCGTCGGTACTGCACAGGTGCTGCTGACCGGTGCACTGATCGGCGCCATTGCCCTGTTCGGTTTCGGCCAGTCACTCTCGGCCGCCCTCGTGGTCGGCCTTGGCCTGGCCCTGTCTTCCACCGCCCTGGGCCTGCAGAGCCTGGCCGAGAGCAAGCAGCTCAACGCCCCGCATGGCCGCCTGGCGTTCGCCATCCTGCTGTTCCAGGACATTGCCGCGATCCCGCTGATAGCCCTGGTGCCACTGCTGGCTGCCAGCGGCCCGGAAACCAGCCACGGTGACAGCCTGCAGCATGGCCTGAATGTCTTCGCCAGTATCGCGGTGGTGATCGTCGGCGGGCGCTACCTGCTGCGCCCGGTGTTCCGCATCGTGGCCCGCACCGGCCTGCCTGAAGTGTCCACCGCCACCGCATTGCTGGTGGTGATCGGTACCGCCTGGCTGATGGAGGAAGCCGGTATTTCCATGGCCCTGGGCGCCTTCCTCGCGGGCTTGCTGCTGGCCGACTCGGAATACCGGCATGAGCTGGAATCACAGATCGAACCGTTCAAAGGCCTGCTGCTGGGGCTGTTTTTCATGAGTGTGGGTATGGGTGCAAACCTGCGCCTGCTGCTGGAAATGCCACTGGTTCTGCTGGGCCTGACCCTGCTGTTGGTGACGGTCAAACTGGTGCTGCTGATGGGTGTCGGCCGCTTGGCCGGTGGCCTGAACAGCGCCAGCGCACTGCGCCTGGGGATGGTACTGGCCGCCGGTGGTGAGTTTGCCTTCGTGGTGTTCAAGCTGGGTAAGGACCAGGGCCTGTTCGACACCCAGACCTACGACCTGCTGCTGATGACCATCACCCTGTCGATGGCCATCACCCCGCTGCTGATGCTTGGCTGCGCCCGTGCCCTCAAGCGCACGCAGCCTGCGCGTGAAGTACCTGAGCAATACAAAGCCATCGATGCCGGTACCCCGCGTGTGGTGATCGTCGGCATGGGCCGCATGGGGCAGATCGTTTCACGCATCCTGCGTGCGCAGAAAATCCCTTTCGTGGCCCTGGAAACCTCGGTGGACGCCATCGAGATGACCCGTATGTTCGAACAGGCGCCGGTGTTTTACGGCGACCCACAGCGCCCCGAAGTGCTGCACGCTGCCAAGGTCGGCGAAGCGGAATACTTCATCATTACCACCGACGACCCGGAGGTGACCATACGCACGGCAGAGCGAGTGAAGCGCCTGTACCCTCACCTCAAATTGCTGGCACGCGCGCGTAACCGGCAGCATGTGCACAAGCTGGTGGACGTTGGTGCAGAGCCTATTCGCGAGACGTTCTATTCGAGCCTGGAAATGACCCGCCGGGCACTGGTCGGGTTGGGGCTGAGCAGTGAACAGGCGGCGGACCGCATCGATCGGTTTGCCCAGCATGACGAGGAAGTGCTGGAGGCACAGGGGCAGGTGCGTGATGACCGGGCCAAGGTGATGCAGACGGCCAAGGAAGCGCGGATGGAGTTGGAGCGATTGTTCGATTCGGATGCGGATTGA